One window of the Fibrobacter sp. UWP2 genome contains the following:
- the hemW gene encoding radical SAM family heme chaperone HemW, with product MLGLYLHIPFCSKVCDYCDFHTIQSPERLHLEYLQLVSAEISAFAERHPGALERVETLYVGGGTPSLLSPELLSRLFAALKRAGIPLKELREATMEFNPESCDEERLAVAVENGIDRVSIGLQTFHEDLLSRIGRSHVKGAGQYALELLLRRPGLRVSADLMFNLPGQSLDGFLGDLDRISDYPLGHISFYGLKVDPRSRLGRRIARGEESVDEDLYGPMYLRGVGMLAQKGFERYETSNFARSGEESLHNLNYWRRGEYLAFGPGAHGFFEGTRFYAPEMYASWRKYVLSGCPKSGLTLDPIGPEERVAEYLQLSLRTKYGANLEALRGLGRRLPQPAVDKWVDRGYLTCQNDVICLTGEGWLFMDSVVADLYSNLE from the coding sequence ATGCTTGGTCTATACCTACATATTCCATTTTGTTCTAAGGTCTGCGACTATTGCGACTTTCACACGATCCAGTCGCCGGAACGGCTTCATTTGGAGTATTTGCAGTTGGTTTCCGCGGAGATTTCCGCTTTTGCCGAGCGCCACCCGGGGGCGTTGGAACGTGTTGAGACCCTTTATGTGGGCGGCGGAACGCCCTCCCTGCTCTCCCCGGAGCTTCTCTCGAGGCTTTTTGCGGCGCTAAAAAGGGCGGGGATCCCCTTAAAGGAACTCAGGGAGGCGACCATGGAGTTCAATCCCGAGAGTTGCGACGAGGAACGCTTGGCTGTGGCGGTGGAAAACGGCATTGACCGCGTGAGTATCGGCCTCCAGACCTTCCACGAGGACCTGCTCTCCCGTATAGGGCGCAGCCATGTGAAGGGGGCGGGGCAATATGCCCTGGAATTGCTCCTCCGGAGGCCTGGTTTGCGGGTCAGTGCCGACCTCATGTTCAATTTGCCAGGGCAGTCCCTGGACGGATTTTTGGGCGATTTGGACCGCATTTCGGATTACCCGCTGGGGCACATCAGCTTTTACGGGCTCAAGGTGGACCCCAGGTCCCGTCTGGGCAGGCGGATTGCCCGTGGGGAGGAATCCGTGGACGAGGATTTGTATGGCCCCATGTACCTGCGTGGGGTCGGGATGCTTGCCCAAAAGGGCTTTGAGCGCTATGAGACCTCAAATTTCGCCCGCTCTGGTGAGGAGAGCCTCCACAACCTGAATTACTGGCGACGGGGCGAGTATTTGGCCTTTGGTCCGGGGGCGCACGGCTTCTTTGAGGGGACCCGTTTTTATGCTCCCGAGATGTATGCGTCGTGGCGGAAATACGTGCTCTCGGGATGCCCCAAAAGCGGGCTTACCCTGGACCCGATCGGGCCCGAAGAGCGGGTTGCCGAGTACCTGCAGCTCTCGTTGCGTACAAAATATGGTGCGAACCTCGAAGCCTTGCGTGGCTTGGGTCGGCGCCTTCCACAGCCAGCTGTGGACAAGTGGGTTGACCGGGGTTATCTCACATGTCAAAATGACGTGATCTGCTTAACAGGCGAGGGGTGGCTTTTTATGGATTCCGTGGTCGCCGACCTCTATTCCAACTTGGAATAA
- the nrdD gene encoding anaerobic ribonucleoside-triphosphate reductase: protein MSEKELNKFGEGVGFERIRRITGYLVGTVDRFNNAKRAEVNDRVKHGV, encoded by the coding sequence ATGTCAGAAAAAGAACTGAACAAGTTTGGCGAAGGCGTCGGATTCGAACGCATCCGCCGTATTACGGGCTACCTGGTCGGAACAGTCGACCGCTTCAACAACGCGAAGCGTGCCGAAGTGAACGACCGTGTCAAGCACGGCGTGTAA
- a CDS encoding FISUMP domain-containing protein, whose amino-acid sequence MLADLRKPQVYSLALVAAVAVGLAACGDDDSDFSARPEKLPDNAVLSIDDLSNCTAKKAGSLEFVKDTPYVCVESGDKFRWEKVSQTEDEPEDFKVCNQGREGQYALASEEEILYTCSDEEWIPVGGVSSSSGKEGGSSSSASKSSDSGKDVESSSSVSSSSGKSSSSGKSSSSVTSSSSESRSSDSGKDAESSSSVSSSSAASSSGTSSSEVRSSSSIPSSFSVGDDRSVYDVKNNTLTDYRDGQVYRTVTIGEQTWMAENLNFAYLVASDSLDSTSFCYNNDPSRCSKYGRLYTWAAAMDSAAIFSNNSKGCGYGTRCFLTSTVRGACPKDWHLSTQSEWFKLIALVGDESEAGRLLKSTEGWFIDKEGTDAYEFSVLPAGRSSMGVASRVAYTERSSQAYFWTATECGSGNDAYGISFYSADIVMKNYSFFKYEGYSVRCVKDVVPSSSSATPKSSSRMVIESSSSVNQAVVDPSTVVTGTMTDERDGQTYGTVTIGEQTWMAENLKFSYKADPDSRDSSNFCFSHSGDCIKYGRYYTWASAMDSAGVWSSDGKGCGIKELCTPTLPVQGVCPSGWHLPSNYDWQVFLRAVGGSPRKVSVSLYWKSEFGTNEYRFYARPGGLLSGDRTYMFEGSGAYFWSSAGFYLHIDVGNTMFLYQSDGKENVAYNVRCIKD is encoded by the coding sequence ATGCTAGCAGATTTGCGAAAACCCCAAGTTTATTCACTTGCACTCGTGGCCGCTGTGGCCGTTGGCCTGGCTGCCTGCGGTGACGATGACAGCGACTTCAGCGCGCGCCCGGAGAAGCTGCCCGATAACGCAGTCTTGTCTATCGACGACTTGAGCAACTGCACCGCCAAGAAGGCGGGTAGCCTCGAGTTTGTCAAGGACACTCCCTATGTTTGCGTGGAATCTGGCGACAAGTTCAGGTGGGAGAAGGTTTCCCAGACTGAGGACGAGCCGGAAGATTTCAAGGTCTGCAACCAGGGCAGGGAGGGGCAATACGCCCTTGCGTCCGAGGAAGAAATTCTTTACACCTGTTCCGACGAGGAGTGGATTCCGGTGGGTGGCGTGTCTTCCAGCAGCGGCAAAGAAGGCGGCTCCAGCAGTTCTGCGTCGAAGTCGTCGGATAGCGGCAAAGACGTGGAGAGCTCCAGCAGTGTATCTTCTAGCAGCGGCAAGTCCAGTTCTAGTGGCAAAAGTTCAAGCAGCGTAACCTCCAGCAGCTCCGAGTCAAGGTCATCGGATAGCGGCAAAGATGCGGAAAGCTCCAGCAGTGTATCGTCCAGCAGCGCGGCTTCTAGCAGCGGAACTTCCAGTAGCGAAGTACGCAGTTCTTCGAGCATTCCGTCGTCGTTCAGCGTGGGCGATGACAGAAGCGTTTACGATGTCAAAAACAACACCCTGACGGACTACCGCGACGGCCAGGTTTATAGAACTGTAACGATTGGCGAACAGACCTGGATGGCAGAAAACCTGAACTTTGCTTACTTGGTGGCCTCAGATTCCCTTGACTCCACCAGTTTCTGTTATAATAATGATCCTTCCCGATGCTCCAAGTACGGCCGCCTTTACACCTGGGCTGCCGCGATGGACAGTGCTGCCATATTTTCTAATAATAGCAAGGGCTGTGGCTATGGTACGAGGTGTTTCCTGACATCTACTGTGCGGGGGGCTTGCCCTAAGGATTGGCACCTGTCGACGCAAAGCGAATGGTTCAAGTTGATTGCCCTGGTCGGAGATGAATCTGAAGCGGGTAGATTGCTCAAGTCCACCGAAGGTTGGTTTATTGATAAAGAAGGGACGGATGCCTATGAGTTTTCTGTGCTCCCTGCGGGCAGAAGCTCCATGGGTGTGGCCTCCCGTGTGGCGTATACGGAAAGGTCTAGCCAAGCGTACTTCTGGACTGCTACAGAGTGCGGTTCCGGTAATGATGCGTACGGCATATCTTTTTATTCCGCCGACATAGTCATGAAAAATTACTCCTTCTTCAAATACGAAGGATATTCCGTCCGTTGTGTTAAGGATGTTGTTCCTTCATCTTCTAGCGCTACGCCGAAATCAAGCAGTCGCATGGTAATTGAGTCCAGCAGTAGCGTCAATCAGGCGGTTGTTGACCCTTCGACGGTGGTGACGGGAACCATGACTGACGAGCGTGATGGTCAGACCTACGGGACTGTGACGATTGGTGAACAGACCTGGATGGCGGAAAACTTGAAGTTCTCTTACAAGGCGGACCCGGATTCCCGTGATTCCAGCAATTTCTGTTTTAGTCATTCGGGTGATTGTATCAAGTATGGTCGCTATTACACCTGGGCTTCCGCGATGGACAGTGCGGGTGTATGGAGTTCGGATGGCAAGGGCTGCGGTATCAAAGAGTTATGTACGCCAACCTTGCCTGTCCAGGGTGTTTGTCCTAGCGGATGGCATTTACCTAGCAACTATGATTGGCAGGTCTTCTTAAGGGCGGTCGGCGGATCCCCAAGAAAAGTCAGTGTGTCACTTTACTGGAAAAGTGAGTTTGGAACGAATGAATATAGGTTCTATGCGCGTCCTGGAGGGCTCCTGTCTGGAGATCGAACTTATATGTTTGAAGGCTCGGGCGCTTATTTCTGGAGTTCTGCAGGGTTCTATTTGCACATTGACGTCGGCAACACCATGTTCTTGTATCAAAGTGATGGCAAGGAAAATGTAGCGTATAACGTCCGTTGCATAAAGGACTAA
- the nrdG gene encoding anaerobic ribonucleoside-triphosphate reductase activating protein translates to MEQETPRLRIAGIEPESFVDGPGIRMTVFTQGCHHNCPGCQNPQTHDFNGGHFIEIDEILAMIDENPLLDGVTFSGGDPMDQAAALVPLAREIKDRGLSLVIFTGYTFEYLQQHWEEIPSFLDLLAYADILIDGPFVMAKKSLELKFRGSSNQRIIDVQQSLVKGHVVLHQIQLDEMKEHPECVLQG, encoded by the coding sequence ATGGAACAGGAAACTCCGAGACTTCGCATTGCGGGCATCGAGCCCGAATCTTTCGTGGACGGTCCGGGCATTCGCATGACGGTCTTTACGCAGGGATGCCACCACAACTGCCCCGGTTGCCAGAATCCGCAGACGCACGATTTCAACGGCGGGCATTTTATCGAAATCGACGAAATCCTTGCGATGATTGACGAGAACCCTCTGCTCGACGGTGTCACGTTTAGCGGTGGCGACCCGATGGACCAGGCGGCGGCGCTCGTTCCGCTAGCCCGCGAAATCAAGGATCGCGGCCTGAGTCTTGTAATCTTTACGGGGTACACGTTCGAATACCTGCAGCAGCACTGGGAAGAAATCCCGTCGTTCCTCGACCTGCTCGCCTATGCCGACATCCTTATCGACGGCCCGTTCGTCATGGCGAAAAAGTCGCTCGAACTCAAGTTCCGCGGTTCGAGCAACCAGCGTATCATCGACGTGCAGCAGAGCCTGGTGAAAGGCCACGTGGTGCTTCACCAGATTCAGCTGGACGAGATGAAAGAACATCCGGAATGCGTCCTGCAGGGCTAG
- a CDS encoding adenylate/guanylate cyclase domain-containing protein, whose protein sequence is MTRLTQRKFKAICYYVLSWVVSTHCIALLMQYASEQPFNWHLVLFVLQWSLFMGLSHGLYDVVVLQDEMDHRPPSVAFLIRSAFFICSIAANIVLCILLWSAPEAHTLINERNLAHIGEVFSDRHTQIAIIFLFILSHLITFVRSVHKKFGTRVFINTILGKYQDPIEEELVFMFIDLRRSTDIAEELGHVTYSNFMKDYYKLLSNCCEENRGEIYQIAGDGAFITWKIKNCKKKARPINLFYDFDECLQKTKAKFLRRYGIAPTFKAGAHCGKVISTEVGNFGSEMAYHGDVLNTTSRIQSLCAKLGQEFLISQELQDILPKPLPHGYLSKKEGFFELRGKKREILIFSLQKPLTNLNP, encoded by the coding sequence ATGACCCGTCTAACACAGCGCAAGTTCAAGGCCATCTGCTACTACGTTTTGAGTTGGGTGGTAAGCACGCATTGCATTGCGTTATTGATGCAGTACGCCTCCGAGCAGCCTTTCAATTGGCACCTCGTTCTTTTTGTTTTGCAGTGGTCCCTGTTCATGGGGCTTTCGCACGGACTTTACGACGTCGTGGTTCTGCAGGACGAAATGGACCACAGGCCGCCTTCCGTCGCGTTCCTCATCAGATCCGCCTTCTTTATTTGCAGCATTGCGGCGAACATAGTGCTGTGCATTTTGTTGTGGAGCGCCCCCGAGGCGCATACGCTGATCAACGAGCGGAACCTCGCCCACATTGGCGAAGTCTTTAGCGACCGTCATACGCAAATCGCCATCATATTCCTGTTCATCCTCAGCCACCTCATCACCTTCGTGCGATCGGTCCATAAAAAGTTCGGCACCCGCGTGTTTATCAACACCATACTGGGCAAGTACCAGGATCCCATTGAAGAGGAGCTGGTGTTCATGTTCATTGACTTGCGACGTTCCACCGACATTGCCGAGGAACTGGGGCACGTCACCTACAGCAACTTTATGAAAGACTACTACAAGCTGCTCTCCAACTGTTGCGAGGAGAACCGGGGCGAAATCTACCAGATCGCAGGCGACGGCGCGTTCATCACTTGGAAAATCAAGAACTGCAAAAAGAAAGCGCGCCCAATCAACCTCTTTTACGACTTTGACGAGTGCCTGCAAAAGACCAAGGCGAAGTTCTTGAGACGCTATGGCATCGCCCCGACGTTCAAGGCGGGGGCTCACTGCGGCAAGGTCATCTCGACCGAGGTCGGGAACTTTGGCAGCGAAATGGCCTACCACGGTGACGTGCTGAACACCACCAGCAGAATCCAGTCCCTTTGCGCCAAATTGGGGCAGGAATTTTTGATTTCCCAGGAACTCCAGGACATTTTGCCCAAGCCCCTCCCCCACGGGTACCTGAGCAAAAAAGAGGGATTTTTCGAATTAAGGGGTAAAAAACGGGAAATTTTGATATTTTCTTTGCAAAAACCCTTGACAAACTTAAATCCATAA